From the Agromyces laixinhei genome, the window CGCAACCGGCACGCCGAGCACCTGCCCACGCGAACCGTCTGACCGCCTCGCCTGAGCGACCCGGCCAGGGCGCCCGGAGCGGGTTGCCGCGCGCGCCCGGCCCGAGCCGGTTACGATCGATTCCGGCACGGAGCTTCCGCGCCGGGAAGTGGGAGACATGAGCTGGCTGGTCACCGGAGGCGCGGGGTACATCGGTGCGCACGTCGTTCGCGCCTTCGAAGCCCAGGGCATCGGTGCCGTCGTACTCGACGATCTCTCCTCCGGCAGGGCCGAGTTCGTTCCCAAGTCGGTGCCGTTCGTGCACGGAAGCATCCTCGACGGTGCCGCCGTCGAGCGGGCGATCGAAGAGCACGGCGTGACCGGCGTCGTGCACCTGGCCGGGTTCAAGTACGCGGGCGTCTCGGTCGAACGGCCGCTGCACACCTACCGGCAGAACGTCATCGGCACCGCGACGCTGCTCGCGGCGATGGAGTCCAAGGGCGTCGGGCGCATCGTGTTCTCGTCGAGCGCCGCCGTGTACGGCACGCCCGACGTCGACCTCGTGACAGAGGCGACGCCGAAGCATCCGGCGTCGCCGTACGGCGAATCGAAGCTCATCGGCGAGTGGCTGCTCGCCGACCAGGCGAAGGCCGCCGGGCTTCGCCACACGAGCCTGCGCTACTTCAACGTCGTCGGCTCCGGCACGCCCGAGGTGTTCGACGTGAGCCCGCACAATCTCTTCCCGCTCGTGTTCGACGCCCTGCTGGGCGGCCGCACGCCGCGCATCAACGGCACCGACTACCCGACGCCCGACGGCACCTGCGTGCGCGACTACATCCATGTCGCCGATCTCGCCGACGCCCATGTCGTCGCCGCTCGCCGGCTCGACGCCGGAGAATCGCTCGAACCCGTCTACAACCTCGGTTCCGGCGACGGCGTCTCGGTCGGTGAGATCATGCGGGCGGTCGCCGAGGTGACCGGCATCGGGTTCGAACCCGAGCA encodes:
- the galE gene encoding UDP-glucose 4-epimerase GalE, producing the protein MSWLVTGGAGYIGAHVVRAFEAQGIGAVVLDDLSSGRAEFVPKSVPFVHGSILDGAAVERAIEEHGVTGVVHLAGFKYAGVSVERPLHTYRQNVIGTATLLAAMESKGVGRIVFSSSAAVYGTPDVDLVTEATPKHPASPYGESKLIGEWLLADQAKAAGLRHTSLRYFNVVGSGTPEVFDVSPHNLFPLVFDALLGGRTPRINGTDYPTPDGTCVRDYIHVADLADAHVVAARRLDAGESLEPVYNLGSGDGVSVGEIMRAVAEVTGIGFEPEHAPRREGDPARIVASGELAARDLDWRMRHTLAEMVESAWRARRAASD